One Vairimorpha necatrix chromosome 7, complete sequence DNA segment encodes these proteins:
- a CDS encoding putative SP-containing membrane protein encodes MRSSLCCLKMLHLILPLVEGSNIRASTSESNHNNGVFFKSKDLNVLLSTNHVSTGRENAVSRDKSSKNGEKNDLNEGKKEPLHWLLEKSISVLAYSGNFICKVWPYLFGLNCVFRYFFTYREFDFTESLYSNSIALTFKFGKIIRITGIFVFLPCFALNLCFMGWLAIMKAAIKEERDRSTVIEKKNF; translated from the coding sequence ATGAGATCTTCGCTTTGTTGCCTTAAAATGTTGCATTTAATACTTCCTTTAGTTGAAGGAAGCAACATAAGAGCGTCGACATCAGAATCTAATCATAATAATggagttttttttaagtcgAAGGATTTAAATGTACTATTATCAACCAACCATGTTTCCACCGGAAGAGAAAATGCCGTTTCCAGAGATAAGTCATCTAAAAATGGAGAAAAGAATGATCTAAATGAAGGTAAGAAAGAACCTCTTCATTGGCTTTTGGAAAAAAGTATCTCTGTATTAGCGTATTCTGgaaattttatatgcaAAGTTTGGCCATATTTATTCGGTTTAAATTGCgtttttagatatttttttacttatagGGAATTCGATTTTACAGAAAGTCTTTACAGTAATAGTATCGCTCTAACTTTTAAGTTTGGTAAAATTATTCGAATAACGggtatatttgtttttcttcCTTGTTTTGCATTGAATTTGTGTTTTATGGGATGGCTTGCAATTATGAAAGCTGCGATCAAAGAAGAG